Proteins from one Oscillatoria nigro-viridis PCC 7112 genomic window:
- a CDS encoding tetratricopeptide repeat protein, with amino-acid sequence MLNKIWRFLKQLIQRLLGTTPPEIQPTPPQPRPTLTDAEYEAKLMELLEGVNEGWGRGDVAEFLSAKQIENGDLAAWLRGFGTRLLAGAQGSTEGGHGGTAPTDAVVSLQELARRLELLGRVAGGELGEVAGNVGREILVEFPLVSVKRGEDVDREAEACWNRGYEQLMKGDFEGAIASYDKALEIKPYSYEAWFNRGHALYDLGRLEDAITSYDKALEIKPDLHEAWYIRGLALANLGRLEDAIASYDKALEIKPDYHEAWYNRGVALGNLGRLENEIASYDKALEIKPDYHEAWYNRGVALRDLGRIEDAIASCDKALKFKPDLHEAWYIRGLALGKLGRIEDAVASWDKALKFKPDYHEAWYIRGVALVKLGRIEDAITSFDKALKFKPDDHLASKNRTIALKKLGIV; translated from the coding sequence ATGTTGAACAAAATCTGGCGATTCCTCAAACAATTAATTCAGCGGCTATTGGGTACGACTCCCCCGGAGATTCAACCGACACCTCCTCAACCGCGGCCAACTTTGACTGATGCGGAATACGAGGCGAAGTTGATGGAACTTCTCGAAGGGGTGAATGAGGGCTGGGGAAGAGGGGATGTTGCGGAATTCTTAAGCGCCAAACAAATTGAAAATGGTGATTTGGCGGCTTGGTTGCGAGGGTTTGGGACTCGATTGTTGGCGGGCGCGCAGGGGAGTACAGAGGGCGGGCACGGGGGTACAGCCCCTACGGATGCGGTGGTATCGCTTCAGGAATTGGCGCGCAGGTTGGAGTTGTTGGGTAGAGTTGCGGGCGGGGAATTGGGAGAGGTGGCGGGGAATGTTGGTAGGGAGATTTTGGTTGAGTTTCCGCTAGTTTCGGTTAAGCGAGGTGAGGATGTTGATCGAGAGGCTGAGGCTTGCTGGAATAGAGGGTATGAGCAACTTATGAAAGGGGATTTTGAAGGTGCAATCGCCTCCTACGACAAAGCCTTAGAAATTAAACCATATTCATACGAAGCCTGGTTCAATCGGGGCCATGCACTGTATGATTTAGGCAGGCTAGAAGATGCGATCACCTCCTACGACAAAGCCTTAGAAATCAAACCAGATTTACACGAAGCCTGGTACATTCGGGGCCTTGCACTGGCTAATTTAGGCAGATTAGAAGATGCGATCGCCTCCTACGACAAAGCCTTAGAAATCAAACCCGATTATCATGAAGCCTGGTACAATCGGGGCGTTGCACTGGGTAATTTAGGCAGGCTTGAAAATGAGATCGCCTCCTACGACAAAGCCTTAGAAATCAAACCAGATTATCACGAAGCCTGGTACAATCGGGGCGTTGCACTGCGTGATTTAGGCAGGATTGAAGATGCGATAGCCTCCTGCGACAAAGCCTTAAAATTCAAACCAGATTTACACGAAGCCTGGTACATTCGGGGCCTTGCACTGGGTAAGTTAGGCAGGATTGAAGATGCGGTCGCCTCCTGGGACAAAGCCTTAAAATTCAAACCAGATTATCACGAAGCCTGGTACATTCGGGGCGTTGCACTGGTTAAGTTAGGCAGGATTGAAGATGCGATCACCTCCTTCGACAAAGCCTTAAAATTCAAACCAGATGATCACTTGGCATCGAAAAACCGGACAATAGCACTTAAAAAATTAGGAATTGTATAA
- a CDS encoding tetratricopeptide repeat protein, producing the protein MLNKIWRFLKQLIQRLLGTTPPEIQPTPPQPWPTLTDAEYEAKFMELLEGVNQGWGRDDVAGFLLAKRIKNGELAAWLRRFGARLLEGAQGSTVSTDAVVSLQKLARRLELLSGVAGGELGEAAGNVGRKILVEFPLSSDRETEEWKKRGDEQCMKGDFEDAIASYDKALEFKPNLHEAWYIRGLALGNLGRFEEAIASCDKALEIKPDLHEVWNNRGRALDDLGRLEDAIASYDKALKFKPDKHEAWSSRGLALVKLGRLQDAIASYDKALKFKPDKHEVWNIRGLALDDLGRFEEAIASYDKALKFKPDLHEAWYIRGLALYNLGRREEAIASWDKALEIKPDLHEVWYNRGYALDDLGRFEEALTSYNKALELKPDYHEAWNNRGLLLHNLGRFEEALTSYNKALELKPDYHEAWNNRGNALDKLGRIEEAIASYDKALELKPDYHEAWNNRGNALRNLGRLEEAIASYDKALEIKPDYHEAWNNRVLLLDNLGRIEAIASYDKALEIKPDDHEAWNNRGYALVNLGRIEEAIASWDKALEIKPDYHEAWYNRGVALVNLGRREDAIASWDEALKFKPDLHEAWYNRGVALVNLGRREDAIASWDEALKFKPDLHEAWYNRGLALVNLGRREDAIASYGKALKLKPDFHEAWYNLGVVLHDLGRIEDAIASYDKALEIKPDYHEAWFNQGVVLHNLGRFEEAIASFGKALKFKADYHEAWYSRGLALVNLGRFEEAITSWDEALKFKPDKHEAWYIRGLVLYNLGRFEEAIASYDKALKFKPDKHEAWYIRGLALYNLGRIKEAIASYDKALEIKPDDHLASKNRTIALKKLGIV; encoded by the coding sequence ATGTTGAACAAAATCTGGCGATTCCTCAAACAATTAATTCAGCGGCTATTGGGTACGACTCCCCCGGAGATTCAACCGACACCTCCTCAACCGTGGCCAACTTTGACTGATGCGGAATACGAGGCGAAGTTCATGGAACTTCTCGAAGGGGTGAATCAGGGCTGGGGAAGAGATGATGTTGCGGGATTCTTACTCGCAAAACGGATTAAAAATGGTGAATTGGCGGCTTGGTTGCGGAGGTTTGGGGCTCGACTGTTGGAGGGCGCGCAGGGGAGTACAGTGTCTACGGATGCGGTGGTATCGCTTCAGAAATTGGCGCGCAGGTTGGAGTTGTTGAGTGGAGTTGCGGGTGGGGAATTGGGAGAGGCGGCGGGGAATGTTGGTAGGAAGATTTTGGTTGAGTTTCCGCTATCTTCGGATCGAGAGACTGAGGAATGGAAAAAGCGAGGAGATGAGCAATGTATGAAAGGGGATTTTGAAGATGCGATCGCCTCCTACGACAAAGCCTTAGAATTCAAACCAAATTTACACGAAGCCTGGTACATTCGGGGCCTTGCACTGGGTAATTTAGGCAGATTTGAAGAAGCGATCGCCTCCTGTGACAAAGCCTTAGAAATTAAACCAGATTTACACGAAGTCTGGAACAATCGGGGCCGTGCACTGGATGATTTAGGCAGGCTTGAAGATGCGATCGCCTCCTACGACAAAGCCTTAAAATTCAAACCAGATAAACACGAAGCCTGGTCCAGTCGGGGTCTTGCACTGGTTAAGTTAGGCAGGCTACAAGATGCGATCGCCTCCTACGACAAAGCCTTAAAATTCAAACCAGATAAACACGAAGTCTGGAACATTCGGGGCCTTGCACTGGATGATTTAGGCAGATTTGAAGAAGCGATAGCCTCCTACGACAAAGCCTTAAAATTCAAACCAGATTTACACGAAGCCTGGTACATTCGGGGCCTTGCACTGTATAATTTAGGCAGGCGAGAAGAAGCGATCGCCTCCTGGGACAAAGCCTTAGAAATCAAACCAGATTTACACGAAGTCTGGTACAATCGGGGCTATGCACTGGATGATTTAGGCAGATTTGAAGAAGCGCTCACCTCCTACAATAAAGCCTTAGAATTAAAACCAGATTATCACGAAGCCTGGAACAATCGGGGCCTTTTACTGCATAATTTAGGCAGATTTGAAGAAGCGCTCACCTCCTACAATAAAGCCTTAGAATTAAAACCAGATTATCACGAAGCCTGGAACAATCGGGGCAATGCACTGGATAAGTTAGGCAGGATTGAAGAAGCGATCGCCTCCTACGACAAAGCCTTAGAATTAAAACCAGATTATCACGAAGCCTGGAACAATCGGGGCAATGCACTGCGTAATTTAGGCAGGCTAGAAGAAGCGATCGCCTCCTACGACAAAGCCTTAGAAATCAAACCAGATTATCACGAAGCCTGGAACAATCGGGTCCTTTTACTGGATAATTTAGGCAGGATTGAAGCGATCGCCTCCTACGACAAAGCCTTAGAAATCAAACCAGATGATCATGAAGCCTGGAACAATCGGGGCTATGCACTGGTTAATTTAGGCAGGATTGAAGAAGCGATCGCCTCCTGGGACAAAGCCTTAGAAATTAAACCAGATTATCACGAAGCCTGGTACAATCGGGGCGTTGCACTGGTTAATTTAGGTAGGCGAGAAGATGCGATAGCCTCCTGGGACGAAGCCTTAAAATTCAAACCCGATTTACACGAAGCCTGGTACAATCGGGGCGTTGCACTGGTTAATTTAGGTAGGCGAGAAGATGCGATAGCCTCCTGGGACGAAGCCTTAAAATTCAAACCCGATTTACACGAAGCCTGGTACAATCGGGGCCTTGCACTGGTTAATTTAGGTAGGCGAGAAGATGCGATAGCCTCCTACGGCAAAGCCTTAAAATTAAAACCAGATTTCCACGAAGCCTGGTACAATCTGGGCGTTGTACTGCATGATTTAGGCAGGATTGAAGATGCGATCGCCTCCTACGACAAAGCCTTAGAAATTAAACCAGATTACCACGAAGCCTGGTTCAATCAGGGCGTTGTACTGCATAATTTAGGCAGATTTGAAGAAGCGATCGCCTCCTTCGGCAAAGCCTTAAAATTCAAAGCAGATTATCACGAAGCCTGGTACAGTCGGGGCCTTGCACTGGTTAATTTAGGCAGATTTGAAGAAGCGATCACCTCCTGGGATGAAGCCTTAAAATTCAAACCAGATAAACACGAAGCCTGGTACATTCGGGGCCTTGTACTGTATAATTTAGGCAGATTTGAAGAAGCGATAGCCTCCTACGACAAAGCCTTAAAATTCAAACCAGATAAACACGAAGCCTGGTACATTCGGGGCCTTGCACTGTATAATTTAGGCAGGATTAAAGAAGCAATCGCCTCCTACGACAAAGCCTTAGAAATCAAACCAGATGATCACTTGGCATCGAAAAACCGGACAATAGCACTTAAAAAATTAGGAATTGTATAA
- a CDS encoding Uma2 family endonuclease — protein sequence MTTVTLNLDTVELTDEQFYRLCQMNRDWQFERTAKGEIIIMSPVGGVSGNREADLITDLGLWNRQTQLGRVFSSSTIFRLPNNGDRSPDAAWVSLERWSALTAEEQEKFPPICPDFVIELRSRTDPLRPLQEKMQEYLNSGLRLGWLINPQDEQVEIYRPSREVEIVQFPVSLSGEDVLPGFVLNLPMI from the coding sequence ATGACGACCGTTACTTTAAACTTAGATACTGTCGAACTAACAGACGAACAGTTTTACCGTTTGTGCCAGATGAATCGAGATTGGCAATTTGAACGGACAGCTAAAGGAGAAATTATCATTATGTCACCAGTAGGCGGAGTCAGCGGAAATCGAGAAGCGGATTTAATTACAGATTTGGGCTTGTGGAACCGTCAAACGCAGCTAGGGAGAGTGTTTAGTTCTTCCACAATTTTTAGGTTGCCTAATAATGGCGATCGCTCTCCAGACGCGGCTTGGGTTAGCTTGGAAAGATGGTCGGCTTTAACAGCAGAAGAACAAGAGAAATTTCCGCCGATTTGTCCTGATTTTGTCATAGAATTGCGGTCGCGTACAGACCCGCTGCGGCCGCTTCAGGAGAAAATGCAGGAATATCTAAACAGCGGTTTACGCTTGGGTTGGCTAATTAATCCTCAAGACGAACAAGTAGAAATTTATCGCCCTTCTCGCGAAGTAGAGATTGTACAATTTCCTGTGAGTTTATCGGGAGAAGATGTCTTGCCCGGATTTGTTCTTAATTTGCCGATGATTTGA
- the ruvC gene encoding crossover junction endodeoxyribonuclease RuvC translates to MEKRILGLDPGLAHLGYGAISCQIVPGKQDQNSVSMIDCGVIQTTPKQEMGQRLKTIYDDLHEVIEQIKPDLAIAEKLFFYKMGNTILVAQARGVLTLVLAQCGVPLFEFTPAQIKQALTGRGNADKSEVQEAVARELELGYIPKPDDAADALAVALTGWYDDDICPKKIQLETGKI, encoded by the coding sequence ATGGAAAAACGAATTTTAGGATTAGATCCGGGCTTAGCCCATCTCGGCTACGGGGCAATTTCATGTCAAATTGTACCGGGCAAACAAGATCAAAACAGCGTTTCCATGATTGATTGCGGCGTCATACAAACAACGCCAAAACAGGAAATGGGACAGCGATTGAAAACAATTTACGACGATTTGCACGAGGTAATTGAACAGATTAAACCCGATCTAGCAATTGCCGAAAAACTGTTCTTTTACAAGATGGGAAATACCATACTTGTAGCGCAAGCGCGGGGCGTTTTGACCCTAGTATTGGCGCAGTGTGGAGTGCCGCTGTTCGAGTTTACGCCGGCTCAAATTAAGCAAGCTTTGACCGGCCGCGGTAATGCGGATAAATCTGAAGTGCAAGAGGCTGTGGCGCGGGAGTTGGAGTTGGGTTATATTCCGAAACCCGACGATGCGGCGGATGCTTTGGCGGTGGCTTTGACTGGTTGGTACGATGATGATATTTGTCCGAAGAAAATACAGTTGGAAACAGGAAAAATTTGA
- the bchI gene encoding magnesium chelatase ATPase subunit I — MSPTAEVSNTLNAGALPTVTATAARRAVFPFTAIVGQEEMKLALLLNVIDPKIGGVMIMGDRGTGKSTTIRALTDLLPEIEVVADDPFNSHPTDPDLMSDEVRDRTLSQTEIKIARKKVQMVDLPLGATEDRVCGTIDIEKALSEGVKAFEPGLLAKANRGILYVDEVNLLDDHLVDVLLDSAASGWNTVEREGISIRHPAKFILIGSGNPEEGELRPQLLDRFGMHAEIRTVKDPNLRVEIVEQRSSFDQNPVEFLAKYQHEQDEMQQKLVEAQERLKSVTIDRELRVKISQVCAELDVDGLRGDLVTNRAAKAFTALECRTEVTVDDIRRVMTLCLRHRLRKDPLESIDSGYKVTKVFDRVFGLETTEG, encoded by the coding sequence GTGAGTCCTACTGCCGAAGTCAGCAATACCCTAAATGCGGGCGCCCTACCAACCGTTACCGCTACCGCAGCCCGCCGCGCTGTTTTTCCCTTCACTGCAATTGTTGGCCAGGAGGAGATGAAACTGGCGCTGCTGTTGAATGTCATCGATCCCAAAATTGGCGGGGTGATGATTATGGGCGATCGAGGTACTGGTAAATCTACCACAATCCGCGCCCTCACTGATTTGCTGCCGGAAATTGAGGTGGTGGCTGACGATCCTTTTAACAGTCATCCCACCGATCCTGATTTGATGAGCGATGAGGTGCGCGATCGCACTTTATCTCAAACTGAGATTAAAATCGCCCGCAAGAAAGTCCAAATGGTAGATTTACCTTTGGGCGCGACCGAAGACCGAGTTTGCGGTACGATCGACATCGAAAAAGCTTTGTCGGAAGGTGTTAAAGCTTTTGAACCCGGGCTTTTAGCTAAAGCTAACCGCGGCATTCTGTACGTTGATGAAGTCAATTTGCTCGACGATCATTTAGTCGATGTGTTGCTCGACTCCGCCGCCAGCGGTTGGAATACTGTTGAAAGAGAAGGCATTTCGATCCGCCACCCGGCTAAGTTTATTTTAATCGGTTCCGGGAACCCAGAAGAAGGAGAATTGCGGCCGCAGTTGCTCGATAGATTCGGGATGCACGCAGAAATTCGGACTGTAAAAGACCCGAATTTAAGAGTGGAAATTGTCGAACAGCGATCGAGTTTTGACCAAAATCCGGTGGAGTTTCTCGCGAAATACCAGCACGAACAAGATGAGATGCAGCAGAAGTTGGTGGAAGCCCAGGAAAGATTAAAATCGGTAACTATCGATCGAGAATTGCGGGTAAAAATCTCCCAAGTTTGCGCGGAATTGGACGTAGACGGGCTGCGGGGCGATTTGGTCACAAATCGGGCTGCGAAAGCTTTCACGGCTTTGGAATGCCGCACGGAGGTGACTGTGGACGATATTCGCCGGGTGATGACTCTGTGTTTGCGGCACCGATTGCGGAAAGACCCGCTAGAATCAATAGATTCGGGGTATAAAGTGACCAAAGTGTTCGATCGGGTATTCGGCCTAGAAACAACTGAGGGGTAA
- a CDS encoding PPC domain-containing protein gives MTELNIGALTDSTSYTGSIDTTNIFDLYKFNINSPGSFKFAIDGLSGNADVFLLNSSGAPLYSSTNAGTEAETIIVDSLLAGDYSLKVSQISDDIKYTLNLAPTSTQKSSDADTLIGAQSDSPLPSNSAATSEKPTANKDVITGTPVDEKTVTAETTSTTTDKPVTTDSETTLTSEPEKPLATTEYAAEITSITTDKPVTTDSELRKNSHI, from the coding sequence ATGACTGAACTTAACATCGGGGCATTGACTGACAGCACAAGCTACACAGGTAGTATTGACACTACAAATATCTTTGACCTTTACAAATTTAACATCAACAGTCCGGGGAGTTTCAAATTCGCGATCGACGGTTTGAGCGGGAATGCCGACGTATTTTTATTAAACTCTAGTGGCGCACCCCTTTACAGTTCCACCAACGCGGGAACCGAGGCAGAAACAATTATTGTTGACAGTTTACTAGCCGGAGACTATTCACTCAAAGTTTCGCAAATCAGCGACGACATCAAATACACGCTGAATTTAGCACCAACTAGCACTCAAAAATCATCCGACGCAGACACCCTCATCGGTGCACAATCAGATTCTCCACTTCCCTCAAACAGCGCCGCAACTTCGGAAAAACCCACTGCAAACAAAGATGTAATAACAGGAACTCCTGTTGATGAAAAGACTGTCACCGCAGAAACAACATCAACAACTACCGACAAACCAGTCACTACCGACTCCGAAACAACTCTCACGTCTGAACCGGAAAAACCTCTAGCAACGACTGAATATGCGGCAGAAATTACCTCAATAACTACCGACAAACCAGTCACTACCGACTCCGAACTCCGAAAAAACTCTCACATCTGA
- a CDS encoding C2 family cysteine protease, translated as MFQGELAIFSLEDLDKLEPGSEAFIKEVAARSLSNSVKGHVVINDATEGGRFSGLLGDSNANEGVYLGVKSFAVTAGGKYGVMLVPNGSVKSVFDNPTVGGDQRPLFSMAMANPVEGFHFGQIADVTGEGNTFVMEDMRLDAGSDRDYNDIIFQVRGATGRAAKLDELIAPGKDWRGSDLGKEVISYITKPVDIDPIVPTPTPTPTPTPIEPPVDIDPIVPTPTPTPAPTPIEPPVDIDPIAPTPTPTPAPTPTPIEPPVDIDPIVPTPAPTPTPIEPPVDIDPIVPTPTPTPAPTPTPAPTPIEPPVDVDPIVPTPTPTPAPTPIEPPVDVDPIVPTPTPTPAPTPAPTPIEPPVDIELSVIEEKFVDLWVTEDTQINKSEDDSHISDVVSEDEVINIWDIKREIDPSWEELGLVGASPSPSSNRAPVVTAYNQTVNPGASISPSFYVSDPDGNSITQYVFNDQNTSSTSGYFTLNGVKQTSGFSVTPNQLGAVRFVGGSVAGTDQITILAYDGQTFGSQTATITTKVNQAPVVTTYNQTVNSGASVTPSFSVSDPDRNSITQYYFSDNNTSSTSGYFTLNGVKQTSAFFVTPAQLSTVRFVGGSVAGTDSVTIWASDGLTWGSQSATITTKVNQAPVVTAYNQTVNSGASVSPSFSVTDPDGDRITNYYFYDYNTSSTSGYFTVNGVKQTDGFFVAAEQLSTVRFVGGSVAGTDSFSIYAYDGQTWGHQVATMTTQKANQAPVVSASDQTVRRNQSIQPSFSVTDADGDKMTRYAFYDGNSSTTSGYFTVNGIQQAAGQAFYVDADKLGTVSFVGGSSTTSDTVYTQAYDGTAWSSWKDYKIQTQGGSNPVVTASDQTVNANESIKPSFSITDADGDKITRYAFYDGNSSNTSGYFTVNGIKQAAGQTFYVDADKLNTVAFVGGTVAGVDAVSVAVSDGIDGWSNQKQFNISTKSAVTDWFEQNIKDLAIRSLARSRFQDGLLDRQDMIDIFTNAKDGGVVDADEFADLKTLTSNTNYIQMREDVRVLSTKISQGNPANNSYQGSYLGNLQAGSSADQLDKLINEHFLGKDRPLPIGQYSYGSATDVVYRYAEGKLFGNNNDISYEDVKQGAVGDCYYLASLAAVAQKTPNVIRDMFIDNGDGTYTVRFFNNGQADYVTVDRYLPTQSNGALPFAKVGGKYDDSANELWVALAEKAYAQMNEAGWIPRYTTKEGINLHGLNSYQGIEYGWVDKATAQISKKSGNYSSIQSSTSNQVVDAFNADKLISFGSFGLDESGQGPTKNSPVVSGHAYTMVGYNQATGQFKLFNPWGLSGGYEWGDSTFKPNILEMTWNQIKTYFSQWTVNG; from the coding sequence ATGTTTCAAGGTGAATTAGCTATTTTCAGTTTAGAGGATTTAGATAAACTTGAACCAGGTTCGGAAGCATTTATTAAAGAAGTAGCTGCGCGTTCTTTAAGTAACTCTGTGAAAGGTCATGTAGTAATTAATGATGCTACAGAAGGTGGGCGGTTTTCCGGTTTATTAGGAGATAGTAATGCCAACGAAGGAGTCTACTTAGGAGTCAAGAGTTTTGCCGTAACTGCTGGGGGTAAATATGGGGTGATGTTGGTACCCAACGGTAGTGTAAAGTCTGTGTTTGATAATCCGACTGTTGGGGGCGATCAACGTCCTTTATTTTCTATGGCAATGGCGAATCCTGTGGAGGGATTTCACTTTGGTCAAATTGCCGATGTCACGGGAGAAGGTAATACCTTTGTCATGGAGGATATGCGGTTAGATGCAGGGAGTGACAGGGATTACAATGATATCATTTTCCAAGTGCGGGGTGCGACTGGAAGAGCTGCCAAATTAGATGAGTTAATTGCTCCAGGTAAAGATTGGCGTGGTTCGGACTTAGGAAAAGAGGTGATTTCTTACATCACAAAGCCTGTTGATATTGACCCGATCGTCCCGACACCAACACCAACACCAACACCAACGCCGATCGAGCCGCCTGTTGATATTGACCCGATCGTCCCGACACCGACACCAACACCGGCACCAACACCGATCGAGCCGCCTGTTGATATTGACCCGATCGCCCCGACACCCACGCCGACACCAGCGCCAACACCAACACCGATCGAGCCGCCTGTTGATATTGACCCGATCGTCCCGACACCAGCGCCAACACCAACACCGATCGAGCCGCCTGTTGATATTGACCCGATTGTCCCGACACCCACGCCGACACCAGCGCCGACACCAACACCAGCACCAACACCGATCGAGCCGCCTGTGGATGTCGATCCGATCGTCCCGACACCGACACCAACACCGGCACCAACACCGATCGAGCCGCCTGTGGATGTCGATCCGATCGTCCCGACGCCAACACCAACACCGGCACCAACACCAGCGCCAACACCGATCGAGCCGCCTGTTGATATTGAGCTGAGTGTCATAGAGGAAAAATTTGTCGATTTGTGGGTTACGGAAGATACCCAAATAAACAAGTCAGAAGATGATTCTCATATCTCAGATGTGGTGTCAGAAGATGAGGTCATTAATATTTGGGATATAAAACGGGAAATAGATCCTTCCTGGGAAGAATTGGGTTTAGTCGGTGCTTCACCATCGCCCTCTTCAAACCGCGCTCCAGTAGTCACTGCTTATAACCAAACGGTTAATCCGGGTGCGAGTATCAGTCCTAGTTTCTATGTGAGTGACCCCGATGGTAATAGCATTACCCAATATGTGTTCAACGACCAAAACACCAGCAGCACTAGCGGTTACTTCACTCTCAATGGTGTTAAGCAGACTAGCGGGTTCTCTGTAACCCCAAATCAGTTGGGCGCTGTCCGTTTTGTCGGCGGTTCAGTGGCAGGCACCGACCAAATTACCATCTTGGCTTATGATGGTCAAACTTTTGGAAGTCAAACCGCTACGATTACTACAAAAGTTAATCAAGCACCGGTGGTAACAACTTATAACCAAACGGTTAATTCCGGTGCGAGTGTTACTCCTAGTTTCAGTGTAAGTGACCCTGATCGTAATAGCATTACCCAATACTATTTCTCGGATAACAACACCAGCAGCACTAGCGGTTATTTCACCTTGAATGGTGTCAAACAAACCAGTGCATTCTTTGTAACTCCTGCCCAGTTAAGCACTGTTCGTTTTGTCGGTGGTTCAGTAGCAGGGACTGACTCAGTTACCATCTGGGCTTCTGATGGTCTAACTTGGGGATCTCAATCAGCCACGATTACTACAAAAGTTAATCAGGCGCCAGTAGTTACTGCTTACAACCAAACCGTTAATTCTGGTGCGAGTGTTAGTCCGAGTTTCTCTGTAACTGACCCCGATGGCGATCGCATTACCAATTATTATTTCTACGACTACAACACCAGCAGCACTAGCGGTTATTTCACGGTAAATGGCGTCAAACAAACCGACGGATTCTTTGTCGCTGCCGAGCAATTGAGCACCGTTCGTTTTGTCGGCGGTTCAGTTGCAGGCACTGATTCATTTAGTATTTACGCTTACGACGGTCAAACTTGGGGGCATCAAGTCGCCACGATGACTACTCAAAAAGCTAATCAGGCGCCGGTAGTAAGTGCCAGCGACCAAACTGTGCGCCGCAACCAGAGTATTCAGCCATCTTTTAGCGTCACTGATGCTGATGGGGACAAAATGACTCGCTATGCCTTTTACGATGGCAACAGCAGCACCACCAGCGGTTATTTCACGGTAAATGGCATCCAACAAGCTGCCGGTCAAGCCTTCTACGTGGATGCGGACAAGCTGGGTACAGTTAGTTTTGTTGGTGGCAGCAGCACAACTAGCGATACAGTGTACACGCAAGCCTATGACGGCACTGCTTGGAGTAGCTGGAAAGACTACAAGATCCAAACTCAAGGCGGTTCTAATCCAGTTGTCACCGCCAGTGACCAAACGGTGAATGCAAATGAGTCGATTAAACCATCCTTCAGCATCACTGATGCTGATGGGGACAAAATTACTCGCTATGCCTTCTATGATGGCAACAGCAGCAACACCAGCGGTTATTTCACTGTAAATGGCATCAAACAAGCTGCCGGTCAAACCTTCTATGTGGATGCGGACAAGCTGAATACAGTGGCTTTTGTTGGCGGTACAGTAGCCGGTGTTGATGCGGTATCTGTGGCTGTCAGCGATGGAATTGACGGCTGGAGTAACCAGAAGCAGTTTAATATTTCCACAAAATCAGCGGTTACAGATTGGTTTGAGCAAAACATTAAAGACTTGGCGATTCGTTCCTTAGCCCGATCGCGCTTCCAAGATGGTTTACTCGATCGCCAAGACATGATCGATATCTTCACCAATGCCAAAGACGGCGGGGTAGTAGATGCCGACGAATTTGCCGACCTCAAGACGTTAACTAGCAACACCAACTACATCCAAATGCGAGAGGATGTGCGGGTATTGTCTACCAAGATTTCCCAAGGAAACCCAGCCAACAATAGCTATCAAGGCAGCTATCTGGGTAACTTGCAAGCTGGTAGTAGTGCCGATCAACTCGACAAGCTGATTAACGAACACTTCTTAGGCAAGGATCGTCCATTGCCCATAGGACAGTATTCCTATGGCAGTGCAACCGATGTTGTGTACCGTTATGCTGAAGGCAAGCTGTTCGGAAATAATAATGACATCAGTTACGAAGATGTGAAGCAAGGAGCCGTCGGGGATTGTTACTACTTAGCCTCATTAGCCGCTGTTGCCCAGAAGACACCGAACGTCATTCGAGATATGTTTATTGACAATGGTGATGGAACTTACACAGTGCGTTTCTTCAACAATGGTCAGGCTGACTATGTAACAGTCGATCGCTATTTACCGACCCAAAGCAATGGAGCGCTTCCCTTTGCCAAAGTGGGTGGCAAGTACGATGATTCCGCGAATGAGTTGTGGGTAGCTTTAGCTGAAAAAGCTTATGCTCAGATGAATGAAGCGGGCTGGATTCCTCGCTATACAACCAAAGAAGGAATTAACCTCCACGGACTCAACAGCTACCAAGGTATTGAATATGGTTGGGTAGATAAGGCTACTGCTCAAATTAGCAAGAAAAGCGGCAATTATTCTTCGATCCAATCCTCTACATCTAATCAAGTTGTTGATGCTTTTAATGCTGACAAATTAATTAGCTTTGGTTCTTTCGGCCTTGACGAGTCAGGTCAAGGCCCGACAAAAAACTCTCCTGTAGTTTCTGGTCATGCTTACACAATGGTTGGCTACAATCAGGCTACTGGACAGTTTAAACTGTTTAATCCCTGGGGATTAAGCGGCGGATACGAGTGGGGTGACTCCACTTTCAAACCGAACATATTAGAAATGACTTGGAACCAGATCAAAACATACTTTAGTCAGTGGACGGTGAATGGTTAA